AAAGTCGGGCCCTGGGATGACAAGGCCAGTCCACCCGCAGCTCAGGGCCCAGGAGCTGGTGTCGGGGGCTCGGCCACTGCTCCCGCAGGGTGACGGCTCCTTCCTGACGGCACAGGGTTGCAGGAGGCCCCTGGGGCAGAACCCCTGAGACGGGGCACGATGGAGACAGGCTGACGTTCAGAGGTAGCGCTCCAAGCTGGGAGCCTCCCGTGGGACGGGGTGTGGAGAGTGGGGTGCAGGCCCCGTCCCCAGGCCGGGCCCCACCGGAGCAGGGCACTGCAGCCGACTCAGCGGGTCCAGGAGCGCTCCGCCGCCTGCCCGGCTCTCGTCCTCCCTCCCcgccttcccttccctgcctcgCTGTCATCTCTGTCATCTCGCCCTGGTTAAGGAGGGGCCGACCCAGGGGGCGGGCCGGCTCTGCGGCCACCTGGGCAGAGGGTTGTGGCCCAGGGCTGTAGAATGTTCTGTTTCAGTGGCTCCGGCAGGCCCTGCCTTAAGGACTTCCCTCTGCACTTGGCTCAGGAAGGAGCACCTGCAGCTCCCCGGGACCCTGGCAGGGAAGACAGCCAGAAGTTCCGGAGGGGTCTGTGGGGTCCTGGGTGcagctgggctcagctgggacgGGCCAGTCCCACCCGAGTGGACAGTCGTACTCAGCCGCAGCGAGTGCGGCTGCTCACTGCTGCCAACGCGGCGTGCCCTCTGCGCCGACCGCCACGCGACTCTCTCCTGAGCCCCGGGGGCAGGGCCGCCACTCTCCAGCAGCATCCCTGGGGGCGGCGGCCAGTGGCCTCGGGCCTGTGTGTTCTCTCCGGCTTGCTGCCCTCCTGGCCTGCAGCGGCGGCACATTTCCCTTTTCCGAGTCGAGGGGCCACGTGACCATGCGTTTACTCAGCCATGGATGCTTCTTATGCCCATGGGGGCGTTGGGAGGATGCAGAAGGTTCTAGAAGGTTCACAGGAAGCGTTCTGATGAGCTGGGGACACGGACCTGAGGCTCAGGACCGGTCAAAGCAGGATGAAGCCCCGCTGGCCAGTGGTGCCGTCGACGGTTCCCCAACGGTCATCCGCAGGGTCGAGGTGTCTGGGTGCGGCGTCCTAACCCGCCCTTGGGCAGCTGTCGGGTCTGGGTTGCCGCCTCCAGCCAGACTTCCTTGTTCTGTGTCCCCAGCAGCTACAGAGAGGAAGTCCTGCTGCCTGCCTAGCAGCTCTGCCCGGGGGGCCTCTGGGACCGTGCCCCACGCGCACTCCGAGCGTCGGTTGCCCGCACGCCGATGGGCTTTTCCTGGCTTCCCCGGGTCATGAGGGGGCCAAGGGGCAGCACCATGTCCTAGGCCCCCCAGCCAGCCCCTCCGGGGTTTCTAGCTGGACCTCCCACCCAGAGAGCAAATACAGCCAGGCTCTCGGGGTCACCAGTGACACGCGCCTGAGGGCAGGTGGGCAAGCAGGGGCACGGGCCAGTCTGGGTGCAGGTGACCGTCCACTGCTTTGAccacagaaaggaatgaagcTCCTTTTCGGAGGCACCTCTGGACCGCGGCTGTCCGTGGGATGTTGAAAGTGTCGCTCCCACGCCCTGCCATTGTCCCAGGGCACTCGGGCAGGACCACACACGCTCAGAGAGCTCCAGCACCGGGCGCGGCGTGGGCCCCCCAGGATGCGGGGCATGGGGCCACGGCAGGGCAGGTGTGCCCCCGGCGCTCCTCCTCGGGCTGCAGCCAGCTGGGCAGTTTGGACTGTGTAGCTCTGTGCCTCCCTAGTGAGGCCAGCGGGCACGTTTGCTCAGGAGCAGCGACCCCGACAGGCCTGCTGCCCCGGGATGGACGCCCGGGTGAGGCGCTCCCGGGGCGGGTTTAGTCAAGTCCCAGGGATGAGCACCCGGGAGACGTTGGGAGTGTCATGTCCAGGAGGAGATGCAGGCCTGAGCCCACGAGGGGTCCCAGGTCCATGTCAGGTGGGCCCTGAATGCCACCTGGGGGCTCACCTGCCTGGCAGGTGCCCGTCCCCTGCCCCCACCGCTGCGTAGACTTTGGTTCCAGAAAGAAAACTAGCGGCTGGGCCCTGAAGCCCAGAGGGAGAGTCGGCGAGCTGCCCTGCGGGTCCACCCGTCCACGTTGGCGTGTCAAGCAGGGGAGGCCGTGGGGACGGGTCGGGTCTGCCCCTGCGCTGCAGTTCCCATTGTCTTGGCTTCTCAATCATTCCAGTAACATTTTAAGAACCAGGACGTGTGGTGGGGGCATGATGACGAGGAGCACGGGGAGTCTGGGTGGAGCACCTCCCAGCCTCGGCGAAGCAGGGTCTGGTGTCCGGCTCCCGGGATTACAGAACTGGGGATGTTTTTAGCTCAGGACCCTATTTCCCGCTGGCCTCATGACGTTCCATCGTGTaggagcagggagcagcagggggggACCCGGAGCCCTGCACCCCACACCCCTCTGACACCCAGAGACCCAGCTTGAGGTCCACGCTCCCACCGCTTCACGGTGCGCGTGGAGGAGCGCCAGCCCCGCAAGGCGGCGGCACCCACGCCTCTCCCCCTGGAGAGTTCTCTAAGGGGCCACACCACACCCCCAGCCCCAAGCAGGCCTCAGATGCGGGGCGGCTTGTGGACAGGAAGCCAGGCTGTTGGAACTTGGACTCGTTCGCCCCAAAAGCCCCGAGTGACAGTGCCCCACAGATGGGGGTGTCTGCAGCCTCTGAGGACATGGCTCCCTGGctgtgggggtggcagggagggagggacggccCCAGGGCGCACGCGGTCGGCCCCTCCGCACACCTGACGCCCAGGGAGTACCTCCTTCTCTGCAACTGTGGCTCTCCAGGGGGATGGACCCCACAGGGACATGCCGGCCTGAGGTCATGGACTCGGCTGCCGCGCCTCCCTCCCGGGTCATGACGGCCCCTTGGTGGACATCGGGAACTTGCTGGTCGCTCTGCTGTTTACCGACCCGTGCAGGGGGCAGAGGTCAGGGGCAGGAGCCCTTCTTCATGGGGGAAACTTGTTCCATGTCCACGGCCCCGCCCAGAGCCAGGCCCGCCTGTGGGGTCCCAGGCACAGCTGACCCGCCCGCCCATCAGGTTCCTGGCGTGGGCACCGCCCGCAGCCACGTGGGGGTCCTCAGGCCTGGGAGGCCGTTCCTCCCTGGGGAGAACCGCGCCCGCACCTGTGTCCCACGGGGGCCGTCAGGTGCGGGTGGGAACCCTGAGCTCCCCGCCAGTCTGCTTCAGGCCCCCCCACGGTCCTGACCACCCCCCATGGTGCCACCTGCACGAGATGGCCAgccgcccacccccacccgcacgAACGCTGCCCacagctccctccctctcccgtGGCTGCAAAGTAAACTTTGTCTCTGGGGACAGTTCTTGGTTTCTGGAGTCCCTCCGAAGGGTCACCTCCTGTCACATCTTCCGTCAGCGAACATCCGCACAGCAGGGGCAGCCAAGCTCACAGTTTGTTCAGATTTCTGCCACTTATTCTGCTGCCCAGGACACATGGGGTTGCGGCTGGGACAGTTTCTGACGTCCCCGGGTCTCAGCGACAGTCACAGAGCAGTGACCAGGAGTTTCAAGGACCATCATCCCCCTAGGGACACCTGACTAGTGACCTCCCCGGGCATCCAGAGCTGCTTCACCTCGCCCAGGTTCTCCAAGGGCCGACTGCCCCGGCGGCACCGTGTCCCCTTGCTGGCCATCCAGCCCTTGGTCCTGCCCCTTGGTCCTCTGTGGGGAGGCACCGTTTTCCCGGGGACTCTTTGGGGACCCACTGTCCTGCTCCCTCCCCATGGGTGGCCCTCCCTCAGCAGGGCCCCCGGTTACTGAGCTGTCAGCTGCTGCCCGGCGCCCTCCTGGGCCCCCCGGTCGGTGGGACGTGGGTGCTTGGATCCTGGCCGCCAGTCCAGGGAGCACGTCCCTCCTGCCGCGGTTTGTTCACCTGCCTTCTGGCTGCCCGGCTGTCCCCAGGCTCTGCTGCTGTGGGCGGCTCATGCCTAGTACCTGCCCTGCGGTCGGAGGGGGCCCCACGCGCAGGGGGACCTAGGTGTTGGAAGGTGGCCACGCTGCCCCTCCTCAGCCTGACGCGGCGCCTTCTCTCCTGCAGGCCCGAGTGCCAGGTGTGGACAGGGACGCTGCTGCTGGGCACATGCCTCCTGTACTGTGCCCGCGTCAGCATGCCCGTGTGCACCGTGTCCATGAGCCAGGACTTCGGCTGGAACAAGAAGGAGGCCGGCATCGTGCTCAGCAGCTTCTTCTGGGGCTACTGCCTGACCCAGGTGGTGGGCGGCCACCTGGGGGACCGGTAACGGCCGCCGCTCCCCACGCAGGGCTGGGGCTGCTCCTGGGGGGGCGGCTCCCACGGAACAGATGAGGGGAGAGGCCCCGGCCAGGACAAGACCAtggcggggggcgccggggtcCTCAGGGGAGGTGGTCGGGGCCGGTGCACGGCTCCCCTTGGGCTACGTGGCCAGAGCACCAGCTGCCCGGCGGGGTGCTCGTTGGCACCGACCGACAGCGGGACCCGGCCCCCAGCGCCCGCCTCTCCTGCAGAGGAGGATAAGGCCCAGCGGCCCGGCCGGGGCTGCGCTGAGCGAGGCGTGCAGCACACCGGGGCTCTGAGCCCTGCGCCGCGCAGCTCGCGTCACCGTCCTCCTGTCCTCCTGTACTCCTCCAGGATCGGGGGAGAGAAGGTCATCCTGCTGTCCGCCTCCGCCTGGGGCTTCATCACTGCCGCCACCCCGCTGCTCGCCCACCTCAGCAGCGCCCACCTGGTCTTCATGACCTTCTCTCGCATCCTCACAGGCTTGCTCCAAGGTAGGGCTGCCTCGCTCGGGAGCCTCCACCCGCGGTCTCAGCCGCGGTAGAGCAAGGCGGGTGTGCGCGTGTCGTCCacatgtgtgtgcgcgcgtggACGTGCTCATGCAggtgggtgcatgtgtgtgcacatccCTGCACTCCCGTGTGCTCCCGCGCGTGCTCAGGTCAGCGGCGGGGGATCCGGGTGGCCCCTGATCCCGGTCCTGGGAGCCTCCAGCCTGCCGGGCAGCAGCTGTCCTCGTGGGCAGTCCGGCCCCGGGCAGGGGTGGACAGACCCCGCTGCCCCCGGCGGGCTGCTTGGTACCACGACGTCCAGGTGGGGAAGCGCTGTGCGTTCTCTAGAAACACCTCAAAGTCTGGCACGTTCTCATGTCAGATGCCCTCCTCTGCCAAACGGCCTACTGCGCAGACACGGGTGGCAGCCCGGTGGGCACGCGGTCACTGTCAGCGCCACTGGCCCTGGCGCAGCGGGGACTTGCAGAGTTTCCACATGCTGCTGGGCAGAGGCTGCCCCTGGCCCAAGCCCCCCAGGACCGCATGGGCCCCTATTTCCTGACCAGCCCCACTGGTCTGGCTCACGGGCCGTCGGCTCCTGTCCACCCCACGTGCTCTCCGGTGGCCAGTGGCCGGTGGCTGGTGCCGCGTCTGGGCTATAGGACACTGACTGGGGTTTCTAGGCTGGAGCTGGCTCTCGGAGCAGCCGGCCAAATGGCCCTCAGCCCTGGCCATGTCCCCATCTTCCCAGGAGGCCCGTCTGTGGCCCATTATGGGGTCTCGAGGAGCAGCTGTCACTCTGGGTGACTGGCGCTCGGCGTGGGCCTAGGCACAGGGCCCCAATGGGAGGCCCAAGCCCTGTCTTCCCCCCTGGCCTCTTAGCTTTTCCTCGTGCTTtagagaaaagcacagaaaacatCAGATTTTGAAATCATTGTAGATTCACAGGAGGTTGTAAGGAAACATACAGGGAGGTCCAagctccctccccccttcccatgTGACATCCACAGCAGCAGGGCCCTCGTGCTCCCCGGGCGGCTCGGGCCTCACTGGCTTCACCCGTGCCGTGGGTGCCCGTGTGTGTGTCGGTGCCAGGGCCCTGGAGCTGGTGCGGCCCCGGGGCCAGGGGCGGGTGGGAGGAGTGCCAGCTTGGAGCCCCCCTTCCCCACAGCCTCGTTGGCCGCGTGACCGCGGGCAGCCACCAGCAGCCCCACGCTGAGAGTCTCAGCAGAGAGGGGCTGAAACCTAGTCTGGCTGGTCCCCTGGGCGTGAGGTGAGCAAGGACACCCCAAGCTTGAGTGACCCTCAATGGGCCCCAGGGGCAGCCTCCCAGCCTGGCTCGTAGCCCTGGCCGGACCCGCCCGCTGGACCCAGGTGACTGCCTGGGGACACAGCTTTCTGCTCGTTTCAGGGGTGTACTTCCCGGCGCTGACCAGCCTCCTGTCCCAGAAGGTGCGAGAGAGCGAGCGCGCCTTCACCTACAGCGCCGTGGGGGCTGGCTCCCAGTGCGGGTAGGTCCCGGCCCAGCGAGCCCAGGGGGACAGAGGGTGCCCGGTGGGTCCGGGCAGAGACAGGCCACGTGGGCATGTTGTGGCTCAGGGTGACGTGGGTGGGCTGGTCCTGTGCCACAGGAGACCTCGTCCCCGTGCAAAGTGCTTCTCTCACACATCTTCTGTACCTGGTGCCAGGGCAGGTGACCTGGCTGTGAGTCTCGGCAGGTGGGCTGGGGCAGCAGCCGAGCCATCGAGGCCCCTTCCACCTGTGCCAGGGGAGCCAGATGGGACGCCGCCCCGCTGGGGGAGGTGATCCATGCTCCCTGGAGGGCACCCGGCCCAGTCTGGACATGAGAACCCTGTCCCCGTACTCCCGCACGACACCTTGCTTGGGGAGAAGAGCCACGTTGCTGTGCTGATGGGGCTTCGCTCCGCTGGGCTCAGGCCCCTGAAGTCCCCACTGCCACGATGTAGGCAAGAAATCGGCGGGTCGGGGATGCCTGTGGGTGCACCAGGGGCAGCCCAGATAAAAACCCAGGGTGCCAGGGAGCAGAATTTCTGGAGAAGCTGCGTGGGCATGCTTGCACGAGAAGGATGGGCCATATTTCTGAAATCCTGCCTCACGTGCAAGTCCTGGGCCTGTGTCTTGGGCTATGAGGTGCAGGGAGAGGCGCTGGCCCCGGAGGCCCCCAGGCTGCTGGCCCCACTCCCCTCTAACCTTCCTGGCCGGAGCTCGGCAGACAGCCGGGCGTCGTGCTCAGTTCTGTTGCTTCTGCATTTAGAAATCTTAGCATTTCAGCCTCCCTGAGTCGTCGTGAAGACGCACAGGCCGGAGGGCTAACTTGAGGTCCCAACGCCACCCCCTCTTCTTCGCCGCCTTGTGTAGTGTAGAAGGAGCCGCAGCTCAACGGGAAGCCGGCCTGAGGGCCTGGAGGCAAGAAACCAGGACAGTGCAGGGCCCCCGGGCCGTGTCGTAGCCGCGTGGCCGTGCCCACGTCCCCCAGGTCCCAAGGCATCCGGAAGGCTCCCGGGTGCTGGAAACGCGCCGCGAAGCACGCTCAGACCGGGGCCTCCGAGCAGCTGCTTCCCTGGTGACGAGCTCCCGGGGGGTGGGGATTCTCGGAGGCGTCTCCGGGGTCACGGGGTCACGGGGTGCCTCTGTCGTCCAGGACGCTGGTGACGGGggctgtgggctccctgctcctggaCTGGTACGGCTGGCCGAGCGTCTTCTACTTCTCCGGCGGGCTCACCCTGCTGTGGGTGTGTTACGTCTACAGGTACCTGCTCACTGGAAAAGGTAACCGTGGCCGGGGAGGTGCGAGGTGCCACCCAGCCCGGGCACCGGAGCGAGCGCCTGCCGGCGGGGCCCCGAACTAGAGGCTGAGGGCCGTGCCAGCTCTCGGGCCGGCTCCGGGCAGAGGCAGGCACAGGCCGCTTGCGGGGCGGCTGGTGCAGGGATGGTAGGAAGGGGGCTTGGGGGtcccagggcaggggaagggtCGAGAAAGCTTCTTCAGACTCAGCACAAGCGTTGACCCTCAAAGGAACATGCTGAGAGCCCAGGCGCCAGCCGGGAGGATGGGGGGCGCGCACGGCCAGggggccgcggggctgggggcgcgtGGCCGGTCGGCTGCGGGCGACGCTGTGCCCCGACTCTGAGTGGCCTTCACGCGGAAACCCCTTGCTCCCCTCAGAGCTCATCCTGGCCTTGGGCGTTCTGGCGCAAGGCCTGCCGGTGTCCAGGCACACCAAGGTTCCCTGGAGACAGCTCTTCCGGAAGCCTTCCGTCTGGTGAGCGGCGCCTCGGGACCACGCGCTGAGCCCGGCAGGCCTTGGGTCGCCCCCAGAGCCCACGCGGGCGTGGTCCACCCTGGCGGGGGGCGGTGCCCCGGGGCCCCGTGTGCGGGCCGGGGCACTGAGCCGGGCACCTTCTCCCCAGGGCAGCCATCTCCTCCCAGCTGTCATCCGCGTGCTCCTTCTTCATCCTCCTCTCCTGGCTGCCCACCTTCTTTCAGGAGACATTCCCCAGCTCCAAGGTGGGTGGGCCGCCTGGCGCTCGCGGGCCGAGGGAGGACCCCGCAGCCAGTGCCCGGCACGCACGTGGGCCCTTGGTTCCGCCTGGACTCTGTGGGCTCTGGCACCGCGGGGGCTCACGGCCCCGAGACGACCCTCAAGGTTGGCGCCTCTGGCCTGGTGCA
This region of Canis lupus dingo isolate Sandy chromosome 24, ASM325472v2, whole genome shotgun sequence genomic DNA includes:
- the SLC17A9 gene encoding solute carrier family 17 member 9 isoform X1; translated protein: MQPLPPEEARRDGAEDAQWSRPECQVWTGTLLLGTCLLYCARVSMPVCTVSMSQDFGWNKKEAGIVLSSFFWGYCLTQVVGGHLGDRIGGEKVILLSASAWGFITAATPLLAHLSSAHLVFMTFSRILTGLLQGVYFPALTSLLSQKVRESERAFTYSAVGAGSQCGTLVTGAVGSLLLDWYGWPSVFYFSGGLTLLWVCYVYRYLLTGKELILALGVLAQGLPVSRHTKVPWRQLFRKPSVWAAISSQLSSACSFFILLSWLPTFFQETFPSSKGWVFNVVPWLVAIPASLFSGFLSDHLINQGYRTIAVRKFMQVMGLGLSSVFALCLGHTSSFCKSVVFASASIGLQTFNHSGISVNIQDLAPSCAGFLFGVANTAGALAGVVGVCLGGYLIETTGSWTSMFNLVAAISGLGLCTFLLFGEAQRVDLSPTHEDL
- the SLC17A9 gene encoding solute carrier family 17 member 9 isoform X2 — translated: MQPLPPEEARRDGAEDAQWSRPECQVWTGTLLLGTCLLYCARVSMPVCTVSMSQDFGWNKKEAGIVLSSFFWGYCLTQVVGGHLGDRIGGEKVILLSASAWGFITAATPLLAHLSSAHLVFMTFSRILTGLLQGVYFPALTSLLSQKVRESERAFTYSAVGAGSQCGTLVTGAVGSLLLDWYGWPSVFYFSGGLTLLWVCYVYRAHPGLGRSGARPAGVQAHQGSLETALPEAFRLGWVFNVVPWLVAIPASLFSGFLSDHLINQGYRTIAVRKFMQVMGLGLSSVFALCLGHTSSFCKSVVFASASIGLQTFNHSGISVNIQDLAPSCAGFLFGVANTAGALAGVVGVCLGGYLIETTGSWTSMFNLVAAISGLGLCTFLLFGEAQRVDLSPTHEDL